A window of Blattabacterium cuenoti contains these coding sequences:
- a CDS encoding UDP-N-acetylmuramoyl-L-alanyl-D-glutamate--2,6-diaminopimelate ligase, with translation MKKSLQFILKNIPVLKIIGNDNKFIEGMSTSSKSIKNNMIFIAYKGQTKNGHNFIEEAIKKGATVIICEKIHRCLINHEITYVLVKKAIDILGNLASNYYDNPTKKIKLIGITGTNGKTTVSSILYQLFFHLGEKPLLISTTGIIILDKKLETIHTTPNIIDINKYLHLSIKKGCKYAFMEVSSHGIHQNRINGLSFFGGIFTNITHDHLDYHKSFNNYLYIKKTFFEKCLTRHSFALINADDQYSHIITQNLLAKLYFYGIIHQYNCKIEIINQTFYGNLLMINGYRFMFPLIGKFNVYNLLASYRTAAILLEDEDKESIILKNLKNIIPIQGRCEQFITYSGIHIIVDYAHNPNGLKNLLISVNNLKSKTSKLLCIIGCGGNRDKTKRPLMGKIVYNMCDISIFTSDNPRNEDPEEILHDMKKFILFTIKQKVLFTIVDRKQAIKYAIKIAKTKDIILILGKGHENYQEIKGNRYPFNDMIVAKQLLTNK, from the coding sequence ATGAAAAAATCATTACAATTTATATTAAAAAATATTCCGGTATTAAAAATTATAGGAAATGATAATAAATTCATAGAAGGTATGTCTACATCTTCCAAATCTATTAAAAATAATATGATTTTTATAGCTTATAAAGGCCAAACAAAAAATGGACATAATTTTATAGAAGAAGCAATCAAAAAAGGAGCTACTGTTATAATTTGTGAAAAAATTCATAGATGTCTTATTAATCATGAAATTACTTATGTGTTAGTAAAAAAAGCCATAGATATTTTAGGAAATCTAGCTTCTAATTATTATGATAATCCAACAAAAAAAATCAAATTAATAGGAATTACAGGAACTAATGGTAAAACAACAGTATCATCTATTCTTTATCAATTGTTTTTTCATCTTGGAGAAAAACCATTACTCATTTCTACAACAGGTATTATAATATTGGATAAAAAATTGGAGACTATACATACTACTCCTAATATTATTGATATTAACAAATATTTACATTTATCCATTAAAAAAGGATGTAAATATGCATTTATGGAAGTTAGTTCACATGGCATTCATCAAAATAGAATTAATGGATTATCTTTTTTTGGTGGAATTTTTACTAATATTACACATGATCATTTAGATTATCATAAATCGTTTAATAATTATTTATATATTAAAAAAACTTTTTTTGAAAAATGTTTAACAAGACATTCTTTTGCATTAATTAATGCTGATGATCAATATTCACATATAATTACGCAAAATTTGTTAGCAAAATTATATTTTTATGGAATTATACATCAATATAATTGCAAAATTGAAATCATTAATCAAACTTTTTATGGAAATTTATTAATGATTAATGGATATAGATTCATGTTCCCTTTGATTGGAAAATTTAATGTGTATAATCTTTTAGCCAGTTATAGAACAGCTGCTATACTATTGGAGGATGAGGATAAAGAATCTATAATTTTAAAAAACTTGAAAAATATTATACCAATCCAAGGACGTTGTGAACAATTTATTACTTATTCTGGAATTCATATAATAGTAGATTATGCTCATAATCCAAATGGATTAAAAAATTTGTTAATATCTGTGAATAATTTAAAATCAAAAACATCAAAATTGTTATGTATAATAGGATGTGGAGGAAATAGAGATAAAACAAAACGTCCTTTAATGGGGAAAATAGTTTATAATATGTGTGATATATCAATTTTTACTTCAGATAATCCTAGAAATGAGGATCCAGAAGAAATACTACATGATATGAAAAAATTTATATTATTTACAATTAAACAAAAAGTATTATTCACAATAGTAGATAGAAAACAAGCTATTAAATATGCAATAAAAATTGCAAAAACAAAAGATATCATTCTTATTTTAGGAAAAGGGCATGAAAATTATCAGGAAATTAAAGGGAATCGTTATCCATTTAATGATATGATTGTAGCTAAACAATTGTTAACCAATAAATAA
- a CDS encoding phospho-N-acetylmuramoyl-pentapeptide-transferase, with protein sequence MSLYCLLISFMLSIMISLLSNKAIIYWNIKKHNLIADKIRNLGLVGQIKKEGTPTFGGISIIIATLIPTLFFSQLNNIYVLMLISTTLWMGTIGIIDDYIKITYNKKGLSGILKILGQLILGIFIGCTMYFNRNITIIDEKVNIVNNYSYNDTTTTRHSLKTTCPIFFRNDELDYTSIMTYYNKNWEKYTWMMFVPIIMFIIVFMSNSTNLSDGIDGLTSGVSSIIVITLFLFTCFSSHRFYQPSTHFMCIPNIEKIMIFSISLLGALIGFYWYNAYPAQIFMGDTGSLTIGSIIAVISIFLRKELLFPVIFGIFFVENISVVIQVLFFKLYKNIYGIEKRIFLMSPIHHHFQKLGYHENKIVYRFCIIQIILSSLISFYLMRNK encoded by the coding sequence ATGTCTTTATACTGTTTATTAATCTCTTTTATGTTATCAATTATGATCTCATTATTATCTAATAAAGCCATCATTTATTGGAATATAAAGAAACATAATTTAATAGCAGACAAAATAAGAAATCTTGGTCTTGTTGGGCAAATAAAAAAAGAAGGAACTCCAACATTTGGTGGAATTAGTATTATAATTGCTACATTAATTCCAACATTGTTTTTTTCTCAATTGAATAATATATATGTACTTATGCTTATAAGTACAACATTATGGATGGGAACTATAGGTATTATTGATGATTATATAAAAATAACATATAATAAAAAAGGATTAAGTGGAATTTTGAAAATATTGGGGCAATTAATTTTAGGAATATTTATAGGTTGTACAATGTATTTTAATAGAAACATTACTATAATTGATGAAAAAGTTAATATTGTTAATAACTATTCTTATAATGATACTACTACAACAAGACATAGTTTAAAAACAACTTGTCCTATTTTTTTTCGTAATGATGAATTAGATTATACTTCTATTATGACTTATTACAATAAAAACTGGGAAAAATATACTTGGATGATGTTTGTGCCTATTATTATGTTCATAATTGTATTTATGTCGAATAGCACGAATTTATCTGATGGAATAGATGGATTAACATCTGGAGTTTCTTCTATAATTGTAATTACTTTATTTTTATTTACTTGTTTTTCAAGTCATCGATTTTATCAACCATCTACTCATTTTATGTGTATTCCAAATATAGAAAAAATTATGATATTTTCTATTTCTCTTTTAGGTGCGTTAATTGGATTTTATTGGTATAATGCATACCCAGCTCAAATATTTATGGGAGATACAGGAAGTTTGACTATAGGAAGTATAATAGCAGTAATATCAATTTTTTTAAGAAAAGAATTATTATTTCCTGTGATATTTGGAATTTTTTTTGTTGAAAATATTTCTGTAGTGATACAAGTATTGTTTTTCAAATTGTATAAAAACATATATGGAATTGAAAAACGAATTTTTTTGATGTCTCCTATTCATCATCATTTTCAAAAATTAGGTTATCACGAAAATAAAATAGTTTATCGTTTTTGTATAATACAAATTATACTATCTTCTTTAATAAGTTTTTATTTAATGCGCAATAAATAA